Proteins from one Salaquimonas pukyongi genomic window:
- a CDS encoding complex I NDUFA9 subunit family protein, with protein sequence MKNLPQRVTVFGGSGFLGRHVVRALAKRGYRVLVACRRPDLAQHLQPLGELGQIKAIQANVRVRWSVDRAVQGADAVINLTGTFNTGGRNNMAAVQDFGARAIAEAARAQNARLVHVSAIGADPDSPSRYGRSKASGEAAVLETVKNAIIFRPSVMFGPEDDFFNRFAAIARISPFLPAIGGGHTKFQPVYAGDVAEAIARAIDGDLKGGKIYELGGPQVATFRECMDVMQEVIHRERGYLPLPWFVAEALARLTGWLPGAPITIDQVQMLKRDNIVSEEARRQKRTLEDIGIKPRSMRSILPSYLVRFRPQGQFTRKGEA encoded by the coding sequence ATGAAAAATCTTCCCCAACGCGTTACCGTTTTCGGCGGCTCAGGCTTTCTCGGCCGCCATGTGGTCAGGGCGCTTGCCAAGCGCGGCTACCGGGTGCTGGTGGCCTGCCGCCGGCCCGATCTCGCCCAGCATTTGCAGCCGCTTGGCGAACTGGGACAGATCAAGGCAATCCAGGCCAATGTACGCGTCAGATGGTCGGTCGACCGCGCGGTGCAGGGAGCAGATGCCGTCATCAACCTGACCGGTACCTTCAATACAGGCGGGCGCAACAACATGGCCGCAGTCCAGGATTTCGGTGCACGCGCCATTGCCGAAGCTGCCAGAGCCCAAAACGCCCGGCTGGTTCATGTCAGCGCCATTGGCGCCGATCCCGATTCGCCCTCCCGATACGGCCGCAGCAAAGCGTCGGGTGAAGCGGCTGTGCTTGAAACCGTCAAAAACGCGATCATCTTCCGCCCGTCCGTCATGTTTGGACCCGAGGATGATTTCTTCAACCGTTTTGCCGCCATTGCGAGGATTTCACCCTTTCTGCCGGCAATTGGCGGTGGCCATACCAAATTTCAGCCTGTCTATGCCGGCGATGTGGCCGAGGCCATTGCGCGTGCAATCGACGGCGATTTGAAAGGCGGGAAAATCTATGAACTGGGCGGTCCTCAAGTGGCAACTTTCCGCGAATGCATGGATGTCATGCAGGAAGTCATCCACCGGGAGCGGGGCTATCTCCCGCTGCCCTGGTTTGTGGCCGAAGCCCTTGCAAGGCTGACCGGCTGGCTGCCGGGTGCGCCCATTACCATTGATCAGGTGCAGATGCTCAAGCGCGACAACATCGTCTCCGAGGAGGCCCGGCGCCAGAAGCGCACGCTCGAAGACATTGGCATCAAGCCGCGCTCCATGCGCTCGATCCTGCCTTCCTATCTGGTGCGCTTCCGCCC
- a CDS encoding sulfatase-like hydrolase/transferase codes for MSRRKNVLFIIIDQFRADCLAGLFGNHVPLPNLRGFMAEAVTFNNHVSVTSPCGPSRISLLTGQYAMNHRSVRNGTPLPHDKPNLATEARKAGYLPLLYGYTDTTMDPRVFDAGDPVLHSYEQVMPGFVEALEMRLEESWPWRAHLKARGYKVPDFPEIFRPAGGRLNGPARYRAEDSDTAFLTDRVIDELLARPGGWFGHVTYIRPHPPFVAPEPYNKLVDPAGLPAALTGAEGAGEHPYLAPARADQPMASTVIGFPDLEPTPENIAMLRAIYLGLAAEVDHHFGRILAALKSAGLYEDTIVMVSGDHGEMLGDYGLWGKHSYHDAAFRVPLIIRDPDRNALAGKALDLPSESVDLAPTLLEMIGAEIPGTMDGKSLVPLLEGQTPANWRRYTYSELEFGNPLYPSLPQRELGLACEQSNLAVIRDGRYNMVHFNGGLPPLLFDMNGEGEARDISRDPGSQDILLRLTQAMLDHRMTHAEGRFSRVMITGKGVVENRAV; via the coding sequence ATGAGCCGCCGCAAGAATGTCCTCTTCATCATTATTGACCAGTTCCGTGCGGATTGTCTGGCCGGCCTGTTCGGCAACCATGTTCCGCTTCCCAATCTGCGCGGCTTCATGGCCGAGGCCGTTACCTTCAACAACCATGTTTCGGTAACGAGCCCGTGCGGGCCCTCGCGCATCTCGCTGCTGACCGGGCAGTATGCGATGAACCACCGCTCGGTACGCAATGGCACGCCACTGCCGCACGACAAGCCCAACTTGGCGACCGAAGCACGCAAGGCCGGCTATCTGCCGCTGCTCTACGGCTACACCGACACCACGATGGACCCGCGTGTCTTCGACGCCGGCGATCCAGTGCTGCATTCCTACGAACAGGTCATGCCCGGCTTTGTGGAAGCGCTGGAGATGCGGTTGGAGGAAAGTTGGCCCTGGCGGGCCCATCTGAAGGCCAGGGGATACAAGGTGCCGGACTTTCCCGAAATCTTTCGTCCTGCAGGCGGCCGGCTGAACGGGCCGGCACGCTACCGGGCGGAAGATAGCGACACGGCATTTCTGACCGACCGTGTCATTGATGAGCTGCTGGCAAGGCCCGGCGGATGGTTTGGTCATGTTACCTATATCCGGCCGCATCCGCCCTTCGTTGCACCCGAACCGTATAACAAGCTGGTCGATCCCGCCGGCCTGCCAGCTGCATTAACGGGTGCAGAAGGTGCCGGTGAACATCCTTACCTTGCACCGGCGCGGGCGGACCAGCCCATGGCTTCCACCGTGATCGGCTTTCCGGATCTCGAACCGACGCCTGAGAACATTGCCATGCTGCGGGCGATCTATCTCGGACTTGCTGCTGAAGTTGATCATCACTTCGGACGTATTTTAGCCGCGCTGAAATCTGCCGGCCTTTATGAGGATACCATTGTGATGGTCAGCGGCGATCACGGCGAGATGCTCGGTGACTACGGATTGTGGGGAAAACACAGCTACCATGATGCGGCCTTCCGCGTTCCTCTGATCATCCGCGACCCGGATCGCAACGCCCTGGCCGGCAAGGCACTTGATCTGCCAAGCGAGTCCGTTGATCTCGCGCCGACACTGCTCGAAATGATCGGCGCGGAGATTCCCGGCACGATGGATGGCAAGAGCCTGGTTCCGCTGCTGGAAGGGCAAACGCCTGCCAACTGGCGCCGCTACACCTATTCCGAACTGGAATTCGGAAATCCCCTCTATCCGAGCCTTCCCCAGAGGGAGCTGGGCCTTGCCTGCGAGCAAAGCAATCTCGCGGTAATCCGCGACGGCCGTTATAACATGGTGCATTTCAACGGCGGCCTGCCGCCACTGCTGTTCGACATGAACGGCGAGGGCGAGGCGCGGGACATTTCCCGCGATCCCGGTTCACAGGACATCCTGTTGCGGTTGACGCAGGCAATGCTCGACCACCGCATGACACATGCCGAAGGCCGGTTTTCGCGTGTCATGATCACCGGAAAGGGTGTTGTTGAAAACAGAGCGGTCTGA
- a CDS encoding ABC transporter substrate-binding protein: MKKFLLSGVALFALTTVANANCPAVTVADMSGVAAGKYPQQFELSEFQDAANCTLEFAENPAIGDLNGQIKGNPDLPPLAERLPEEPLVVAPYASIGKYGGTLDALSNATEAGTSDFLSTRHVNLVRYSDDLATIVPNVARDWSWNEDFTELTFFLRKGHKWSDGQPFTSADVKFWYDNLALDSNVIEKPKDYVLVGGERMQIETPDETTVIFKLPAPKPGLLAHFATHYGQGFQPKHFLGQFHPDINADADSHAQSMGFENGYAAIKAYYGNSDWTDTPTPMLNSPDLLDKLPANTMPTLESHIVIRDTTEGRHYVANPYFHMVDTQGNQLPYISEQDEIYANDQQVRLLKLVNGEADYKTQSLQLSDAPLLLENQEKGDYTIHLKPKIAMHAVSFNVTSEDMEKRKVFGDLRFRKAMSIAINREELNQVAYFGEGKIQQYIGFSPAPDFVDEKWKTFATEYDADGAKSLLDEVGVVDGDGDGFRDLPNGQPLVLNLQFATQGIAGQVVELIGQYWSDVGIKTTVKEVTPDEYRSAQSSNQLDVGLWEKGQPLGIILGNNELWVPPFENYFAHRTGMLWAEWVDSNGEKGVEPPDYVKQLIADINAFQSTPVGTPESDKLGARMVENMVSNLLFIGTALTPDPIYHRNALKNFVEFKTASYEYYRTYPYRAHQWYLDE, from the coding sequence ATGAAGAAGTTTTTATTGTCCGGCGTGGCGTTGTTTGCATTAACAACAGTTGCCAACGCCAACTGTCCTGCTGTGACGGTTGCCGATATGAGCGGTGTTGCCGCTGGAAAATATCCGCAACAGTTTGAATTGAGCGAATTTCAGGACGCTGCAAACTGCACGCTTGAATTTGCCGAGAACCCGGCCATTGGCGATCTGAATGGCCAGATCAAGGGCAATCCCGATCTGCCGCCGCTGGCAGAGCGCCTGCCGGAGGAGCCGCTGGTCGTTGCACCCTACGCATCCATCGGCAAATATGGTGGCACTCTTGATGCGCTGTCCAATGCCACCGAGGCCGGAACTTCCGATTTCCTTTCCACCCGCCACGTAAACCTCGTTCGTTATTCCGATGACCTGGCGACCATCGTACCCAATGTTGCCAGGGACTGGAGCTGGAACGAGGATTTCACCGAACTGACCTTCTTCCTGCGCAAGGGCCACAAATGGTCCGACGGTCAGCCTTTCACCTCGGCAGACGTGAAATTCTGGTATGACAATCTGGCGCTCGACTCCAACGTGATCGAAAAACCGAAGGATTATGTGCTTGTCGGCGGCGAGCGCATGCAGATCGAAACACCGGACGAAACAACGGTGATTTTCAAACTGCCGGCACCCAAGCCCGGTCTGCTGGCCCACTTCGCCACCCACTACGGGCAGGGCTTCCAGCCGAAGCATTTCCTTGGCCAGTTCCATCCCGACATCAATGCCGATGCGGACAGCCATGCCCAGTCGATGGGATTTGAAAACGGCTATGCTGCCATCAAGGCCTATTATGGCAATTCCGACTGGACGGATACGCCAACGCCGATGCTGAACAGCCCGGATCTGCTGGACAAGCTGCCGGCAAACACCATGCCGACGCTGGAAAGCCATATCGTCATCCGTGACACGACCGAGGGAAGGCACTATGTCGCCAATCCCTATTTCCACATGGTCGATACCCAGGGCAACCAGTTACCCTACATCAGCGAGCAGGATGAAATCTATGCCAACGACCAGCAGGTCCGCCTGCTTAAACTGGTCAATGGCGAAGCCGACTACAAGACGCAGTCGCTTCAACTTTCGGATGCTCCGCTGCTTCTGGAAAACCAGGAGAAAGGCGACTACACGATCCATCTGAAGCCGAAGATCGCAATGCATGCAGTGTCTTTCAACGTTACTTCGGAAGACATGGAAAAACGCAAGGTCTTTGGTGATCTTCGTTTCCGCAAGGCGATGTCGATCGCGATCAACCGCGAAGAGCTCAATCAGGTCGCCTATTTCGGCGAAGGCAAGATCCAGCAGTATATCGGGTTTTCGCCAGCGCCGGATTTTGTCGACGAGAAGTGGAAGACCTTTGCCACCGAATATGATGCCGACGGCGCCAAGTCACTGCTCGACGAAGTCGGTGTGGTTGATGGCGATGGTGACGGTTTCCGCGACCTTCCCAACGGCCAGCCGCTGGTATTGAACCTGCAGTTTGCTACCCAGGGCATTGCGGGCCAGGTGGTTGAGCTAATCGGCCAGTACTGGTCCGATGTGGGCATCAAGACCACGGTGAAGGAGGTTACTCCGGATGAATACCGCTCTGCCCAGTCATCCAACCAGCTCGATGTGGGCTTGTGGGAGAAAGGCCAGCCGCTCGGTATTATCCTCGGCAACAATGAGCTTTGGGTTCCGCCCTTCGAAAACTACTTTGCACACCGCACCGGAATGCTGTGGGCCGAGTGGGTCGATTCCAACGGTGAAAAGGGTGTGGAGCCGCCGGACTACGTCAAGCAGCTCATCGCCGACATCAACGCGTTCCAGTCGACGCCTGTCGGCACGCCTGAATCCGACAAACTCGGGGCGCGCATGGTTGAGAACATGGTTTCGAACCTGCTCTTCATCGGTACGGCGCTTACGCCAGACCCGATCTACCATCGCAACGCGTTGAAGAACTTCGTCGAGTTCAAGACTGCTTCCTACGAATACTACCGGACCTACCCCTACCGGGCACACCAGTGGTATTTGGACGAGTAA
- a CDS encoding ABC transporter permease, with amino-acid sequence MAQFLQFAFTRAVMALVTLLTVSLIVFTLMELVPGTCAERYLAFKNTQGSQISIDDIKAEEKRLGLDRPFLIRWGSWVGNVFFKGEFGDSCILRLNINQLLADKFWISLGICLAALFLSYLIAVPIGIVSASSNSPVTNNTLRFVSYLGLALPNFLLALIIMLFSTVVFGDSLTGLFSKEFRDAAWSWAKFQDFLSRAWLPIFILGWSATAFALQTVRALMLDEIGKLYVTAAAARGVSGSSLLWRYPARHALGPVINSLGFDLNRIFNELPIVALILTLTEAGALLIEALARSNDQQLAGAIIFLLTASIVALNFVTDILLALLDPRVRRGLMG; translated from the coding sequence ATGGCGCAGTTTTTGCAGTTTGCCTTCACCAGGGCAGTCATGGCCCTTGTGACACTGCTTACCGTTTCACTAATCGTTTTCACATTGATGGAACTGGTTCCCGGCACCTGTGCCGAGCGCTATCTTGCGTTCAAGAACACCCAGGGTTCGCAGATTTCCATCGACGATATCAAGGCGGAGGAAAAGCGCCTTGGCCTCGACCGGCCCTTCCTCATTCGATGGGGCAGTTGGGTCGGCAACGTGTTTTTCAAGGGTGAGTTTGGCGACAGTTGTATCCTGCGGCTGAACATCAATCAGCTGCTGGCCGACAAATTCTGGATCAGTCTGGGAATCTGTCTTGCCGCACTGTTTCTCAGTTATCTCATAGCGGTGCCCATAGGAATCGTCTCGGCAAGCTCGAACAGTCCGGTAACCAACAACACGCTGCGTTTTGTTTCCTATCTTGGCCTTGCCCTGCCGAACTTCCTGCTGGCGCTGATCATCATGCTGTTTTCCACCGTTGTGTTCGGTGACTCGCTAACCGGTTTGTTCTCAAAGGAATTTCGCGATGCGGCTTGGTCCTGGGCCAAGTTCCAGGACTTCCTGTCGCGTGCCTGGCTGCCGATCTTCATTCTTGGCTGGTCGGCCACCGCCTTCGCACTGCAGACGGTGCGCGCATTGATGCTGGATGAGATCGGCAAACTCTATGTCACTGCCGCCGCCGCCCGGGGTGTTTCGGGATCAAGCCTGCTATGGCGGTATCCGGCAAGGCACGCCCTTGGTCCGGTGATCAACTCGCTCGGCTTCGATCTTAATCGTATCTTCAATGAGCTGCCCATCGTGGCGCTGATCCTGACTCTCACCGAGGCAGGAGCGCTTCTCATCGAGGCGCTGGCGCGATCGAACGACCAGCAATTGGCGGGTGCCATCATCTTCCTTTTAACGGCAAGTATCGTGGCACTGAATTTCGTCACCGACATCCTTCTTGCACTGCTCGATCCGAGGGTGCGGCGCGGACTGATGGGGTAG
- a CDS encoding ABC transporter permease has translation MTGKNVTPPRDDPDRAPVQQPEHLDAYGVHGAEGTAPAPGMTTAIAAEGGGGVFGWLRRKKQAGVDEKAKEAYFTASQGQLIWARFKSNRSAMIALWALVVMVLMGLFAPFLSPYNPTIAGRDANYENGAPQIPKFWDENGFSIRPFIYATERERSIKTNFRWVMTENRDKRLYLQFFVKDWRYSFVEIDWDLPGSWLDVDLKLLTFDRHLFGVEGGKIHLFGTDASGKDIFGRTLHAIWTSLAVGTLGVMIAFILALIIGGVSGYYGGWIDGLLQMITDAIRTVPPIPLFMALAAFMPDHWSSETRFFFISIILGFIGWPTLARRIRTHLLTERSQEYVLAAELCGASSSHIIRRHLLPSFTSYIIVDLMISFPYMVRSETALSFIGLGLKDPVNSLGALMQNVSQADVLLNYQWYFIPVLFFIALVLAFVFVGDGLRDASDPYSGTKK, from the coding sequence ATGACTGGCAAAAACGTAACTCCTCCCAGAGACGATCCTGACAGGGCGCCGGTTCAGCAGCCCGAACATCTCGATGCCTATGGGGTACACGGGGCGGAAGGAACTGCGCCGGCCCCGGGCATGACAACGGCAATTGCTGCGGAAGGCGGGGGCGGGGTCTTTGGCTGGCTGCGCCGCAAGAAACAGGCCGGTGTCGACGAGAAGGCCAAGGAAGCCTATTTCACTGCGTCCCAGGGCCAGTTGATCTGGGCGCGATTCAAATCCAACCGGTCGGCAATGATCGCCCTGTGGGCACTGGTTGTCATGGTGCTGATGGGGCTGTTTGCACCCTTCCTGTCGCCATACAATCCCACCATTGCCGGGCGGGATGCCAATTATGAAAATGGTGCTCCGCAGATCCCGAAGTTCTGGGATGAAAACGGTTTCTCCATCCGGCCCTTCATCTATGCGACAGAACGAGAGCGGTCGATCAAGACCAATTTCCGCTGGGTGATGACAGAGAACCGCGACAAGCGGCTTTATCTGCAGTTCTTCGTCAAGGACTGGAGATACAGCTTTGTCGAGATAGACTGGGATTTGCCGGGAAGTTGGCTGGATGTTGATCTGAAACTGCTCACCTTCGACCGGCACCTGTTCGGGGTCGAAGGCGGAAAGATCCATCTCTTCGGTACCGACGCTTCGGGCAAGGACATTTTCGGCCGGACGCTCCACGCCATATGGACATCGCTTGCTGTCGGCACGCTCGGCGTGATGATCGCTTTCATCCTGGCGCTGATCATTGGTGGCGTCTCTGGCTATTACGGCGGCTGGATTGACGGCTTGCTGCAGATGATTACGGATGCGATCCGAACGGTGCCCCCTATACCGCTGTTTATGGCACTGGCGGCCTTTATGCCCGATCATTGGAGTTCGGAGACCCGCTTCTTCTTTATCTCGATCATTCTCGGTTTCATCGGATGGCCGACGCTTGCCCGGCGCATCCGCACCCATCTTCTTACCGAGCGCAGCCAGGAATATGTGCTGGCGGCAGAATTGTGCGGTGCTTCCTCCTCGCACATCATCCGCCGGCATCTGCTGCCCAGTTTTACCAGCTACATCATCGTCGACCTGATGATTTCGTTTCCTTACATGGTGCGTTCGGAAACGGCACTTTCTTTTATCGGTCTTGGTTTGAAGGATCCGGTCAACTCGCTGGGTGCCTTGATGCAGAATGTCAGTCAGGCCGACGTTTTGCTTAATTACCAGTGGTATTTCATACCGGTGCTCTTTTTCATCGCGCTTGTGTTGGCGTTCGTGTTTGTCGGTGACGGGTTGCGGGATGCATCCGACCCCTATTCGGGGACCAAGAAATGA
- a CDS encoding ABC transporter ATP-binding protein: MTEPLISVKDLTIRFNTDEGLVTAVENISFDIAPGEVLGLVGESGSGKSVTAKALMQLNAGNTRYDEKSSIILDTEDGKVDVLSLKKPGELRVVRGGAVSMIFQEPMASFAPAITIGDQMVEQLLIHTEMTKAEAKKHSVDMLARVGIPEPERRFGQYAFEFSGGMRQRAMIAMALSTRPKLLIADEPTTALDVTIQAQVIDLMKDLVEEFHMAILFITHDLGVIAQTADRVAVMYLGELVETGEVRQVIREPHHPYTQGLLNALPKLDDLEAELTPVPGDIPSPLERPSGCVFHTRCPVMYGDRCTQEIPQLLKDNKGRLVACHLVEEKGVQTKPRKAKGGTKKGGTRKGKAK, from the coding sequence ATGACTGAGCCGCTGATTTCAGTAAAAGACCTGACGATACGCTTCAACACCGATGAAGGCCTTGTTACCGCGGTCGAGAACATCTCCTTTGACATCGCGCCAGGTGAGGTCTTGGGTCTCGTTGGTGAGAGCGGCTCGGGAAAGTCGGTCACCGCCAAGGCGCTGATGCAGCTCAATGCCGGCAACACCCGGTATGACGAAAAAAGCAGCATCATTCTCGATACGGAGGATGGCAAGGTTGACGTCCTGTCGCTGAAAAAACCCGGCGAGTTGCGCGTGGTCCGTGGTGGTGCGGTCTCGATGATCTTTCAGGAACCAATGGCGAGCTTCGCACCCGCGATCACCATCGGCGACCAGATGGTCGAACAGCTGCTTATTCATACCGAAATGACAAAGGCCGAGGCGAAGAAGCACTCCGTCGACATGCTGGCACGCGTCGGCATACCCGAGCCGGAGCGGCGTTTTGGCCAGTATGCGTTCGAATTTTCCGGCGGGATGCGTCAGCGGGCAATGATCGCCATGGCACTGTCCACACGCCCAAAACTGCTGATTGCTGACGAGCCGACCACGGCACTGGACGTTACCATTCAGGCGCAGGTGATCGATTTGATGAAGGATCTGGTGGAAGAATTCCACATGGCGATCCTCTTTATTACCCACGATCTTGGCGTAATCGCCCAGACGGCGGACCGGGTGGCGGTGATGTATCTCGGTGAACTGGTGGAAACCGGTGAAGTGCGGCAGGTCATTCGCGAACCGCATCATCCCTATACCCAGGGGCTGCTTAATGCTCTGCCGAAACTGGATGATCTTGAAGCTGAATTGACACCGGTTCCCGGCGATATTCCAAGCCCGCTGGAACGCCCGAGCGGTTGTGTGTTTCATACCCGCTGCCCGGTTATGTATGGCGACCGCTGCACACAGGAAATTCCCCAGCTTCTCAAGGACAACAAGGGTCGCCTGGTCGCCTGCCATCTTGTCGAGGAAAAGGGAGTTCAAACGAAACCGCGCAAGGCGAAGGGTGGCACAAAGAAGGGCGGAACCAGGAAAGGTAAGGCGAAATGA
- a CDS encoding ABC transporter ATP-binding protein: protein MSKPVVSVKNLTVTYQIGHSLLGANTYLNAINDVSLDIDSGSFFGLVGESGSGKTTLGRAILKAAPISAGHVSYADGEVDYDLADISKTELKDYRKRAQLIFQDPYAALSPRMTVRDIIAEPLEVMGLTNTREETDARVREIAAKCRLNLEHLRRFPHAFSGGQRQRISIARALVSGPKFIVADESVAALDVSIQADVLNLLKQIQEDMGLTFLFISHDLSVVAHICDHVAVMYLGRLVETAPTGQLFAAPRHPYTKALFSAIPSLDPDDRGAAQKLEGEIPSPTDPPPGCKFNTRCPHAKDICRQEEPKLEHPGDGHEVACHRWRELLDMVPA, encoded by the coding sequence ATGAGCAAGCCGGTCGTATCCGTCAAGAACCTAACGGTCACCTATCAGATCGGCCACAGCCTGCTGGGCGCCAACACCTATCTCAATGCGATCAACGATGTTTCCCTCGACATCGACAGCGGCAGTTTCTTCGGCCTTGTCGGCGAATCAGGGTCCGGCAAGACCACACTGGGCCGGGCAATTCTCAAGGCAGCCCCCATCTCGGCGGGCCATGTCAGCTACGCGGACGGGGAGGTGGATTACGATCTGGCTGACATCTCCAAGACGGAGTTGAAAGACTATCGCAAGCGGGCGCAGCTTATCTTCCAGGACCCCTATGCCGCACTCAGCCCGCGCATGACGGTTCGTGATATCATTGCAGAACCCCTTGAGGTGATGGGTCTGACGAACACGCGGGAAGAAACCGATGCACGGGTGCGAGAGATCGCAGCGAAGTGCAGGCTCAACCTGGAGCATCTGCGCCGGTTTCCGCATGCATTTTCCGGCGGTCAGCGCCAGCGAATTTCGATTGCCCGCGCCCTGGTGTCGGGCCCGAAATTTATCGTTGCCGATGAAAGCGTTGCAGCGCTCGATGTTTCGATCCAGGCCGATGTTCTCAATCTGCTGAAGCAGATTCAGGAAGACATGGGGCTGACCTTCCTGTTCATCAGCCATGACCTGTCGGTGGTTGCCCATATCTGTGATCATGTGGCGGTGATGTATCTTGGCAGGCTGGTGGAAACTGCTCCTACAGGACAGTTGTTCGCCGCACCGCGCCACCCTTATACAAAAGCGCTGTTTTCAGCGATCCCCTCCCTTGATCCCGATGATCGGGGTGCGGCACAGAAGCTTGAGGGAGAGATTCCCTCGCCAACGGATCCGCCACCGGGTTGCAAGTTCAACACGCGCTGTCCGCACGCAAAGGATATCTGCCGCCAGGAAGAACCGAAGCTGGAACACCCAGGCGATGGCCATGAAGTGGCCTGCCACCGCTGGCGCGAGCTGCTTGACATGGTGCCTGCCTGA
- a CDS encoding EamA family transporter: MEPLAVSGTPSSFAIALILCAALLHALWNAMVKGAVDQPMTLGLVNLGHFLLGIVMVSLFSIPAAESWPFLVASTVIHFFYYGFLLLAYRHGDLSQVYPLARGVAPVLVALGGWGIAGEALPLSGWIGIALVSSGIAILLIGRRISFHGTALFAAFMTGLIIAAYTVVDGLGVRTSQNAFGYIGWLLVLESISAVFLLTWRRQALMQTGPRLIAVGIFGGLLSAIAYGLAIYAMSLTQLANVSAIRESSVIMAALIGVIWLGERPWKKRVIAALVVAAGIIVLASGG; this comes from the coding sequence ATGGAACCACTTGCCGTTTCCGGCACCCCCTCTTCCTTTGCCATTGCGCTGATCCTGTGTGCAGCTTTGCTGCACGCGCTGTGGAACGCCATGGTCAAGGGGGCGGTCGATCAGCCAATGACCCTCGGGCTGGTCAATCTGGGGCATTTTCTGCTCGGCATTGTCATGGTATCGCTTTTCAGCATTCCAGCCGCCGAAAGCTGGCCGTTTCTCGTTGCTTCCACCGTCATACACTTTTTCTATTACGGCTTTCTGCTGCTTGCCTACCGCCATGGTGATCTCAGTCAGGTCTACCCGCTGGCGCGAGGCGTTGCGCCGGTGCTCGTGGCGCTCGGAGGTTGGGGTATCGCCGGTGAAGCCCTTCCGCTTTCCGGCTGGATCGGTATTGCGCTGGTAAGCAGCGGCATTGCCATCCTGCTGATCGGCCGGCGTATTTCCTTTCACGGCACTGCTTTGTTTGCCGCTTTCATGACCGGGCTCATCATCGCAGCCTACACGGTTGTCGACGGTCTTGGAGTTCGTACATCCCAAAACGCGTTCGGCTACATTGGCTGGCTGCTTGTTCTCGAGAGCATTTCTGCGGTGTTCCTGCTGACATGGCGCCGCCAAGCCCTCATGCAAACCGGTCCCAGACTTATTGCCGTCGGCATTTTTGGAGGTCTGCTTTCAGCCATTGCCTATGGCCTGGCAATCTATGCCATGAGCCTGACCCAACTGGCCAATGTCTCCGCCATCCGGGAATCAAGCGTGATCATGGCAGCGCTGATTGGTGTGATCTGGCTGGGTGAACGTCCCTGGAAGAAACGGGTTATTGCAGCCCTGGTGGTCGCTGCAGGTATCATCGTTCTGGCATCCGGCGGATAA